From a single Gammaproteobacteria bacterium genomic region:
- a CDS encoding DUF1189 family protein: MSSQRIVKFLIITLWFLIASTALAYAYLQPTLPINLLNYMASNPLRPYALFCLASVLCLLAVASVGIFRSQCFYKRVFTIVVLVLPIILLLLGVRAVPEWISFFDDFTIILLGIIVGLIYSDPTNQLVKPSRTINLATNINLKILSFLTLLTFILSFAVNVYSDPLLPTMFKDFLSSQPIQNIYLERIGMVSTLLFPFSLILLFFRLNIARYLFILTTFGMLMSDSMPADALSGLSSLSGYFLIILMGILSAIIWSKRLSQQFIFFKKKRNFLRTFILSFYSKSFYREVAFKWKGFGLFNLLILAGISAYFSSDHFIENNSAKRTLVSLSAVTDQMPNLYIYKNNLSIKEPVPYFFYDKDKNIVAIIDTSGKYNTLSANDKAKLLITKNTIFIKDSIDYKVKALPISLKQAYLTINKNEVQVMFGFIKFITLMVFFFLFLIIKFVIYLLLVLLIAWLGASGRKLKVLKLDYKARVRLIILAFTPVALINGLTQLIGWLPIFILYFPLIIAVYVIYSKFIVKTISTEVMQRANRQAPV, encoded by the coding sequence ATGTCTAGTCAAAGAATTGTCAAATTTTTAATCATTACGCTTTGGTTCCTCATTGCCAGTACTGCTTTGGCATATGCCTATTTACAGCCTACATTACCTATAAATCTTTTGAATTATATGGCCAGTAATCCTCTCCGGCCCTATGCTTTATTTTGCCTTGCCTCTGTTTTATGCCTCTTAGCAGTAGCGTCGGTCGGAATATTCCGTAGCCAATGTTTTTATAAAAGAGTATTTACTATCGTAGTCTTGGTTTTGCCAATCATTCTATTGCTGCTAGGGGTACGTGCAGTGCCAGAATGGATTTCATTTTTTGATGATTTCACTATTATTTTATTGGGAATTATAGTCGGTCTTATCTACAGTGACCCAACCAATCAATTAGTAAAGCCTTCCCGCACAATCAATCTGGCTACGAATATAAATTTAAAAATTTTATCTTTTCTTACATTGCTAACATTTATCTTAAGCTTTGCTGTAAACGTTTATTCGGATCCCCTCCTGCCAACCATGTTTAAGGATTTCCTATCTAGTCAACCCATTCAGAATATTTACCTTGAAAGAATAGGTATGGTGAGTACCCTGCTATTTCCCTTTTCGCTTATTCTTTTATTTTTCCGTTTAAACATTGCTAGGTACCTTTTTATCCTTACGACATTTGGAATGCTTATGAGTGATTCGATGCCAGCTGATGCACTTTCGGGTTTAAGTTCATTGAGCGGGTACTTTCTCATTATTTTAATGGGGATATTAAGCGCCATTATTTGGAGCAAGCGCTTATCTCAACAATTTATATTTTTTAAGAAGAAAAGAAATTTTTTACGGACTTTCATTTTATCTTTTTATTCCAAAAGCTTTTATCGAGAAGTTGCATTTAAATGGAAAGGTTTTGGTCTATTTAATTTATTAATATTAGCAGGAATCAGTGCTTATTTTTCCTCAGATCATTTTATAGAAAACAATTCGGCTAAAAGAACATTAGTCAGTCTCAGTGCAGTAACGGATCAAATGCCTAATTTATATATTTATAAAAATAATCTTTCTATTAAAGAACCGGTTCCTTATTTTTTTTACGATAAAGATAAAAATATAGTCGCTATTATTGACACTTCAGGAAAATATAATACTTTAAGTGCGAATGACAAAGCGAAACTATTGATTACTAAGAACACTATTTTTATAAAGGATTCAATTGATTATAAGGTAAAGGCATTGCCTATCTCATTAAAACAGGCATACTTAACGATAAACAAAAACGAAGTTCAAGTTATGTTTGGATTTATCAAATTTATCACGTTAATGGTGTTTTTCTTTTTATTCCTAATTATAAAGTTTGTTATCTATTTATTATTAGTTTTATTAATTGCATGGTTAGGTGCTAGTGGTAGAAAGCTAAAGGTCTTGAAACTAGATTATAAAGCACGTGTTAGACTAATTATTCTTGCTTTCACTCCTGTTGCGCTTATCAATGGACTCACACAATTAATAGGCTGGCTTCCGATATTCATATTGTATTTTCCATTAATTATTGCAGTATATGTCATTTATTCCAAATTTATTGTCAAAACGATTTCAACAGAAGTAATGCAAAGGGCAAATCGACAGGCTCCTGTTTAG